The following are from one region of the Sandaracinus amylolyticus genome:
- the hisZ gene encoding ATP phosphoribosyltransferase regulatory subunit translates to MRDLLPPDASARKRLARAVSDSFARYGYELVTTPMFEHADVIERGLDTVDRRELLRFVDSDTGEIALLRPDITPQIARVVATRLADRPAPYRLAYEGSVFRRRRGRARRQRQIAQAGVECIGLSGPGADVEVIELASRTLEGLGLVAHRIELGLSPVARTVLTTVPEALRGEAADALSRKDRSALEALAQRAGLRGRARTTLCEMVDLWGGREVLDAARKLFPGRDAAARLDALADVHAQLVTRGLRDRLVLDLGEVRGFGYYTGPSFTLLAEGPGEALGGGGRYDDLLARFGAPFPATGFGLDLDHLEWALAAAGARIDDVGPLRVAMRGADARKLGELADALRSAGLVVATLPESGDDGAALAFARAWGYDVVVSVSARAASACRARDGATRKIALGQSGRGVAADEASAFERWARETRG, encoded by the coding sequence ATGCGCGACCTGCTCCCGCCCGATGCGAGCGCGCGCAAGCGCCTCGCACGCGCGGTGTCCGACTCGTTCGCGCGCTACGGCTACGAGCTCGTCACGACGCCGATGTTCGAGCACGCCGACGTGATCGAGCGCGGCCTCGACACCGTCGATCGGCGCGAGCTGCTGCGCTTCGTCGACTCCGACACCGGCGAGATCGCGCTGCTGCGTCCCGACATCACGCCGCAGATCGCGCGCGTGGTCGCGACGCGCCTCGCCGATCGACCGGCGCCGTATCGGCTCGCGTACGAGGGCAGCGTGTTCCGTCGTCGTCGCGGTCGCGCGCGCCGACAGCGGCAGATCGCGCAGGCGGGCGTCGAGTGCATCGGGCTCTCGGGGCCGGGCGCGGACGTCGAGGTGATCGAGCTCGCGTCGCGCACGCTCGAGGGCCTCGGTCTCGTCGCGCATCGCATCGAGCTCGGGCTCTCGCCGGTCGCGCGCACCGTGCTCACGACCGTGCCCGAGGCGCTGCGCGGTGAAGCGGCGGACGCGCTCTCGCGCAAGGATCGCAGCGCGCTCGAGGCGCTCGCGCAGCGCGCCGGGCTGCGCGGTCGCGCCCGCACGACGCTCTGCGAGATGGTCGATCTGTGGGGCGGGCGCGAGGTGCTCGACGCCGCGCGCAAGCTCTTCCCGGGACGCGACGCAGCGGCGCGGCTCGATGCGCTCGCCGACGTGCACGCGCAGCTCGTGACGCGCGGGCTGCGCGATCGTCTGGTGCTCGATCTCGGTGAGGTGCGCGGCTTCGGTTACTACACCGGGCCGAGCTTCACGCTGCTCGCGGAAGGGCCGGGCGAGGCGCTGGGCGGTGGCGGGCGCTACGACGATCTGCTCGCGCGCTTCGGTGCGCCCTTCCCTGCGACCGGCTTCGGGCTCGATCTCGATCACCTGGAGTGGGCGCTCGCCGCCGCGGGCGCGCGCATCGACGACGTGGGGCCGCTCCGCGTCGCGATGCGTGGCGCCGATGCGCGCAAGTTGGGCGAGCTCGCGGATGCGCTGCGCAGCGCCGGGCTCGTCGTGGCGACGCTCCCGGAGTCGGGCGACGACGGCGCGGCGCTCGCGTTCGCGCGGGCATGGGGCTACGACGTGGTGGTCTCGGTCTCGGCGCGTGCGGCCAGCGCGTGTCGGGCGCGGGACGGAGCGACTCGGAAGATCGCGCTGGGCCAATCGGGGCGTGGCGTGGCAGCCGACGAAGCGTCTGCGTTCGAACGTTGGGCGCGAGAGACGCGCGGGTAA
- a CDS encoding adenylosuccinate synthase, whose product MAMVVVVGAQWGDEGKGKVVDRLTAQADVVVRYGGGANAGHTLVVGGEKVVLRLIPSGALHAKAKCVLGPGVVIDPEVLVQEIATLRARGLFGEGRLLISDRAHVVMPHHATIDTLRENGPGAIGTTKRGIGPAYEDKAGRRGIRMADLLDPARFRERLEANLESWRPVIVALGGEVPSIDEIVKRYGELAKELAPHVGDASAALAEAREQGKHVLLEGAQGTMLDLDHGTFPFVTSSTVISGGACAGAGIAPTHIDRVMGITKAYTTRVGGGPFPTELHGDAGEALRKAGNEYGAVTGRPRRCGWLDIAVLRHAVRVNGISELAVTKLDVLSGLPKIALGVAYELDGKRIDFPPPNRLADVKPIYEELEGWSGDLSTCRSVDDLPASVRTYLRRIEELTGARVTMMGVGADREHTIEIDTPFRPR is encoded by the coding sequence ATGGCGATGGTCGTGGTGGTCGGCGCCCAGTGGGGCGACGAGGGCAAGGGCAAGGTCGTCGATCGATTGACCGCGCAGGCCGACGTCGTCGTGCGCTACGGGGGCGGCGCGAACGCGGGCCACACGCTCGTCGTCGGCGGCGAGAAGGTCGTGCTGCGTCTGATTCCGTCGGGCGCGCTCCACGCGAAGGCCAAGTGCGTGCTCGGCCCGGGCGTCGTGATCGATCCCGAGGTGCTCGTGCAGGAGATCGCGACGCTTCGCGCGCGTGGTCTCTTCGGCGAAGGACGCCTGTTGATCTCGGATCGCGCGCACGTCGTGATGCCGCACCACGCGACGATCGACACGCTTCGCGAGAACGGCCCGGGGGCGATCGGCACCACGAAGCGCGGCATCGGCCCGGCCTACGAGGACAAGGCGGGACGCCGCGGCATTCGCATGGCGGACCTGCTCGATCCCGCGCGCTTCCGCGAGCGGCTCGAGGCGAACCTCGAGTCGTGGCGCCCGGTGATCGTCGCGCTCGGCGGCGAGGTGCCGTCGATCGACGAGATCGTGAAGCGCTATGGCGAGCTCGCGAAGGAGCTCGCGCCGCACGTGGGCGATGCGAGCGCCGCGCTCGCCGAGGCGCGCGAGCAGGGCAAGCACGTCCTGCTCGAGGGCGCGCAGGGCACGATGCTCGATCTCGATCACGGCACGTTCCCGTTCGTGACGAGCTCGACGGTGATCTCGGGCGGCGCGTGCGCCGGCGCGGGCATCGCCCCGACGCACATCGATCGCGTCATGGGCATCACCAAGGCGTACACGACGCGCGTCGGCGGCGGGCCCTTCCCCACCGAGCTCCACGGCGACGCGGGCGAGGCGCTGCGCAAGGCGGGCAACGAGTACGGCGCGGTCACGGGACGCCCTCGTCGCTGCGGCTGGCTCGACATCGCGGTGCTGCGCCACGCAGTGCGCGTGAACGGCATCAGCGAGCTCGCGGTGACGAAGCTCGACGTGCTCTCGGGCCTGCCGAAGATCGCGCTCGGCGTCGCGTACGAGCTCGACGGCAAGCGCATCGACTTCCCGCCGCCGAACCGCCTCGCGGACGTGAAGCCGATCTACGAGGAGCTCGAGGGCTGGAGCGGCGATCTCTCGACGTGCCGCTCGGTGGACGATCTGCCGGCGTCGGTGCGCACGTACCTGCGCCGCATCGAGGAGCTCACGGGCGCGCGCGTCACGATGATGGGCGTCGGCGCCGATCGGGAGCACACGATCGAGATCGACACGCCGTTCCGCCCGCGCTGA
- a CDS encoding AgmX/PglI C-terminal domain-containing protein — protein sequence MTTPQGPQQQGGKAAGRPGAMTMAMQAVQVRPSGPKVLRIGVIQGGKIVEERIIRQRETVSVGSSERNHFIVPGMPPRFELFQLVGADYILNFTADMRGRVGLPGGVQELEQLRASGAARNAGQHWQVKLSDTSRGKVVIGDTTLLFQFVVPPPVQPRPQLPAAVVGGFIAGIDWLFTAFVMFSFMSHFGFIIFLENADWPIQPTLATIDDRLADMIFNEPEPPPVEEEEEPTEEAPTEEPTEEVAETPTRQPSGESSSTPGETAGERQAAADSDARMAAEAAAAQVDQLLLGALSSEGGAFADVLAGGAVTGSAEDILAQAEGVGVATSSGGGTLRERSGGGRVGGATEGLGGLAAVKGGATTARGEGGAVEERQVRGRFRAPSDVEDESGSGDFDVRVVIRMIQTRQAAIRACYERELRADPTLSGRIKVSMTIQETGSVTGVRVVENTIGNDSVGSCVTRVVQGFRFNPGPEGGSVTYQFPFVFEPQG from the coding sequence ATGACCACGCCGCAGGGACCGCAGCAGCAGGGGGGCAAGGCCGCCGGACGTCCGGGCGCGATGACGATGGCCATGCAGGCCGTCCAGGTGCGGCCCTCGGGCCCGAAGGTCCTGCGCATCGGCGTCATCCAGGGCGGGAAGATCGTCGAAGAGCGCATCATCCGGCAGCGCGAGACGGTCTCGGTCGGTAGCTCGGAGCGCAATCACTTCATCGTCCCGGGCATGCCGCCGCGCTTCGAGCTCTTCCAGCTCGTCGGCGCCGACTACATCCTGAACTTCACCGCCGACATGCGCGGTCGCGTGGGTCTTCCGGGCGGCGTCCAGGAGCTCGAGCAGCTGCGGGCGAGCGGCGCGGCGCGCAACGCGGGCCAGCACTGGCAGGTCAAGCTCAGCGACACGTCGCGGGGCAAGGTCGTCATCGGCGACACGACGCTGCTCTTCCAGTTCGTCGTGCCGCCGCCGGTGCAGCCGCGGCCTCAGCTGCCGGCGGCCGTGGTCGGCGGGTTCATCGCGGGCATCGACTGGCTGTTCACGGCCTTCGTGATGTTCTCGTTCATGAGCCACTTCGGCTTCATCATCTTCCTCGAGAACGCCGACTGGCCGATCCAGCCCACGCTCGCGACGATCGACGACCGCCTCGCGGACATGATCTTCAACGAGCCGGAGCCCCCGCCGGTCGAGGAAGAGGAAGAGCCGACGGAAGAGGCGCCGACCGAGGAGCCGACCGAAGAGGTCGCGGAGACTCCGACGCGCCAGCCGAGCGGTGAGTCGTCGTCGACGCCCGGCGAGACCGCGGGCGAGCGCCAGGCGGCAGCGGACAGCGATGCGCGCATGGCGGCGGAAGCGGCGGCGGCGCAGGTCGATCAGCTGCTCCTCGGCGCGCTGAGCTCGGAGGGCGGTGCGTTCGCGGACGTCCTCGCGGGCGGCGCGGTGACCGGCAGCGCCGAGGACATCCTCGCGCAGGCGGAAGGCGTCGGCGTGGCGACCTCGAGCGGCGGCGGCACGCTGCGCGAGCGCTCGGGCGGTGGGCGCGTCGGCGGAGCCACCGAGGGCCTCGGCGGGCTCGCGGCGGTGAAGGGCGGCGCGACCACGGCGCGCGGTGAGGGCGGCGCGGTCGAGGAGCGTCAGGTGCGTGGTCGCTTCCGCGCGCCGAGCGACGTCGAGGACGAGTCGGGCAGCGGTGACTTCGACGTGCGCGTCGTCATCCGCATGATCCAGACCCGTCAGGCGGCGATCCGCGCGTGCTACGAGCGCGAGCTGCGTGCGGACCCGACGCTCTCGGGCCGCATCAAGGTCTCGATGACGATCCAGGAGACCGGCAGCGTGACCGGCGTGCGCGTCGTGGAGAACACGATCGGCAACGACTCGGTCGGCTCGTGCGTGACGCGCGTCGTGCAGGGCTTCCGGTTCAATCCGGGCCCCGAGGGCGGCAGCGTGACGTACCAGTTCCCGTTCGTCTTCGAGCCGCAGGGCTGA
- a CDS encoding tetratricopeptide repeat protein — translation MARARSSAIALFCGCLLLSAGALLPACEQQGGTTADRDEETTGGEDEGRGDRADRGDIEAPPGSREPEGDDEDDLEGGADETPPTSGGTAQTGTPASQQESPWGRPEVESGEPLPPRRPVSGSAQAAYRRGIESGQRGDTEGSRRAFEEALRSDPNAFRAAYNLGVLADRAGNADGALNYYRQALRIQPDYERAAEGIVTIYVRRGQAADAVAFMEPLARRWVRNLHIQALYGEALIHANRPEEAIQAARTALRRDERFVPAMLVLVKANLRRNRTELAQSILDQAVTIDPNHAEVQFLRGRMLQEQNQLGQALQAYRRAVELRPDYADARMALALQLLAGANYPEAVQQFEAVARLVADVPEVHLGLGNAYRATKQWEKSKNELDRVVATSPRSPEAHYGLALLYLEAGADMPGSDLLTSLQRSQQEFRAYRDLMGPRLAREDPSTAYLEEITRQIEREQRRIERDAARRQREAERAARQAAEGGGTTEGGGTE, via the coding sequence ATGGCGAGGGCGCGTTCGAGCGCGATCGCGCTGTTCTGTGGGTGCCTGCTGCTGAGCGCGGGCGCCTTGCTCCCCGCGTGTGAGCAGCAGGGGGGCACCACCGCCGATCGCGACGAGGAGACGACGGGCGGCGAGGACGAGGGTCGCGGCGATCGCGCAGATCGCGGTGACATCGAGGCGCCCCCGGGATCCCGCGAGCCCGAGGGCGACGACGAGGACGATCTCGAAGGTGGCGCCGACGAGACGCCCCCGACGAGCGGCGGCACCGCGCAGACCGGCACGCCCGCGTCCCAGCAGGAGAGCCCGTGGGGCCGCCCGGAGGTCGAGAGCGGCGAGCCGCTTCCGCCGCGGCGCCCCGTCAGTGGCTCGGCCCAGGCGGCGTACCGTCGTGGCATCGAGTCCGGGCAGCGTGGTGACACCGAGGGCTCGCGCCGTGCGTTCGAGGAGGCGCTCCGCTCCGATCCGAACGCGTTCCGCGCCGCGTACAACCTCGGCGTGCTCGCCGATCGCGCCGGCAACGCGGACGGTGCGCTCAACTACTACCGCCAGGCGCTGCGCATCCAGCCCGACTACGAGCGCGCCGCCGAAGGGATCGTCACGATCTACGTGCGTCGCGGTCAGGCGGCGGATGCGGTCGCGTTCATGGAGCCGCTGGCGCGTCGCTGGGTGCGCAACCTCCACATCCAGGCGCTCTACGGCGAGGCGCTCATCCACGCGAATCGCCCGGAAGAAGCGATCCAGGCGGCGCGCACCGCGCTGCGTCGCGACGAGCGCTTCGTCCCCGCGATGCTCGTGCTGGTGAAGGCGAACCTGCGCCGCAACCGCACCGAGCTCGCCCAGTCGATCCTCGACCAGGCGGTCACGATCGACCCGAACCACGCCGAGGTGCAGTTCCTCCGCGGGCGCATGCTCCAGGAGCAGAACCAGCTCGGTCAGGCGCTCCAGGCGTATCGCCGCGCGGTCGAGCTGCGGCCCGACTATGCCGACGCGCGCATGGCGCTCGCGCTGCAGCTCCTCGCGGGCGCGAATTACCCCGAGGCGGTCCAGCAGTTCGAGGCGGTCGCGCGCCTGGTCGCCGACGTCCCCGAGGTGCACCTCGGCCTCGGCAACGCGTACCGGGCGACCAAGCAGTGGGAGAAGAGCAAGAACGAGCTCGATCGCGTGGTCGCAACGAGCCCTCGCAGCCCGGAGGCGCACTACGGGCTCGCGCTGCTCTACCTCGAGGCGGGCGCGGACATGCCGGGCAGCGACCTGCTGACCTCGCTCCAGCGCTCGCAGCAGGAGTTCCGAGCGTACCGCGACCTGATGGGACCGCGCCTCGCGCGCGAGGATCCGTCCACCGCGTACCTCGAGGAGATCACCCGCCAGATCGAGCGCGAGCAGCGCCGGATCGAGCGCGACGCCGCGCGCCGTCAGCGTGAGGCGGAGCGCGCCGCGCGTCAGGCTGCGGAGGGCGGCGGGACCACGGAAGGCGGAGGCACGGAATGA